The Gasterosteus aculeatus chromosome 8, fGasAcu3.hap1.1, whole genome shotgun sequence genome has a window encoding:
- the nek1 gene encoding serine/threonine-protein kinase Nek1 isoform X4 yields the protein MDKYEKVKKIGEGSFGKAILVKSKQDGRQYVIKEIGISAMSSKERQESRKEVAVLANMSHPNIVQYKESFEEGGCLYIVMDYCEGGDLFKKINTQKGVLFSEEQILDWFVQICLALKHVHDRKILHRDIKSQNIFLTKDGTVQLGDFGIARVLNSTVELARTCIGTPYYLSPEICENKPYNNKSDIWALGCVLYEMCTLKHAFEAGNMKNLVLKIIRGSYPPVSVHYSQELRSLLAALFKRSPRERPSVSGVLDKPFLTCRIQRFLTPQVIAQEFRHNFLHKQPKVGSVQGPSAKRPAPASTPLNPSHKITKPASKYGVPLAARKVSDAARRPAVKHKAAPHPAAPQRRGSQVEEERKKREDVLRKRMELIEKERKRREQVFLLKAEQMKRYEKEKIDRINQAREQGWKHVLSSSGGSSPERKCFAGGGKVFVPTSVQGASKTPCEHHHAALDQMANLQAKVLRREGPSAGPGSPTRVPVLPSGPARLLNCDAIKRELQRLQHVSKPAHLCRPRGHAAAGRAHQVEEFLQRKREAILNKVRAEGQLEYLSRLRQIRLQNFNERQQIKARLRGEKYDSDGSDSQESSEEAEQRRKKIEALKAQANARAAVLKEQLEKKRKEAQEREKRAWEDHLAARGMKVGIAAAENVAAASSSSTSDGPLPQPSPSPPEPAAKAPARPAAISMTAALKNVGAITPLKEKSPEPEKTTVIQSEKRQILRRLNQNLKAQGLGEDGEESLQSPAPQQNQPAAETRPPSNGDRKKWDAAELPVLPAAQLTLEETSSSASPDDGPCSAGDRRKWEAGIPLVLSVAQQTLEETCIRTIEQTAGEVIRMAALQEEAPRKVWGANPDPQVLRVLQEAELQPLTQQLEGVAAGEIASPDKPDQAATPAVMKASNKDFSSVPSPEVRTESAPTSEATVTDEEKRATPMTMLSEAQDPADVESVVLDEKPKPAWRPPAGVQQAWGPEAQQPMPPEGVATPAGEAEGSAEKPSDSPASAHSEAPLFIKLCSPAHRRTAALALLSAQSSVDESSSSLASRSRSVSPLRSKHHDALLIGLSTGMFDANNPKMLRTCSLPDLGRLFSPRQDSAVVVGGDAHVVPDDHLEVEDLEDAAKDDDQSETEDAFEDEDLRDIRASMERLLHEEGDMMRRSSQGDAAGDYNGNPPEEEEEEEDEEEEEEERVLFNRIAAELDEDHNQMAVDDDDGEDDEEEEEDEEEEDEEDEEEGSNGSPGDEEAGELLNNGVGGNHSNNSRLNEEWQSDGSGEEQDGGAAHHDSIFSRLEELRFDLEQQMGFEKFIEAYNKIKASHEDEDESIDLGSGLVLNILGTEHQHLYPNILHLVMADGAYQEDNDE from the exons ATGGACAAGTACGAAAAGGTGAAGAAAATTGGCGAAGGTTCATTCGGAAAGGCCATCCTCGTCAAATCCAAGCAGGATGGACGCCAGTATGTCATCAAGGAGATCGGAATATCAGCG ATGTCCAGTAAAGAGAGGCAGGAGTCACGGAAAGAGGTCGCCGTCCTCGCCAACATGAGTCATCCCAACATTGTCCAGTATAAAGAGAGTTTTGAAG AGGGGGGCTGCCTGTATATCGTGATGGACTACTGTGAGGGTGGAGACCTCTTCAAGAAGATCAACACTCAGAAAGGAGTGCTATTCTCAGAAGAGCAG atcTTGGACTGGTTTGTGCAGATTTGCCTGGCGCTGAAGCACGTGCATGATCGGAAAATCCTCCACAGGGACATCAAATCCCAG AACATATTTTTGACAAAAGATGGGACGGTGCAGCTCGGAGACTTTGGCATCGCGAGAGTGCTGAACAG CACGGTGGAACTGGCGAGAACGTGCATCGGCACGCCGTACTACCTGTCGCCTGAGATCTGCGAAAACAAACCGTACAACAACAAAAG tgatATTTGGGCCCTGGGGTGTGTCCTGTATGAAATGTGCACTCTTAAGCATGCT TTCGAGGCCGGTAACATGAAGAACCTGGTCCTGAAGATCATCCGCGGCTCGTACCCCCCCGTGTCCGTCCACTACTCCCAGGAGCTGCGCTCCCTCTTGGCGGCGCTCTTCAAACGAAGCCCCCGGGAGCGGCCGTCCGTCAGCGGCGTGCTGGACAAACCCTTCCTGACCTGCAGGATACAAAGGTTCCTCACGCCTCAG GTCATTGCTCAGGAATTCCGCCATAACTTTCTTCACAAGCAGCCTAAAGTGGGTTCGGTGCAGGGACCATCAG CCAAGCGTCCCGCCCCCGCCTCCACGCCCCTCAACCCGTCCCACAAGATCACCAAACCAGCCAGCAAATACGGAGTGCCTTTAGCCGCGAGGAAGGTGTCTGATGCAGCCCGGAGGCCGGCTGTGAAGCATAAAGCG GCTCCTCACCCTGCAGCCCCCCAGAGAAGAGGGAGTCaagtggaggaagagaggaagaaacgGGAG GACGTCCTCAGGAAAAGGATGGAGCTGATAGAGAAGGAAAGGAAGCGGAGGGAGCAG GTGTTCCTGCTGAAAGCGGAGCAGATGAAGAGATACGAGAAGGAAAAG ATCGATCGTATAAACCAGGCCAGAGAGCAGGGCTGGAAGCACGTCCTGAGTTCTAGTGGAGGAAGCAGCCCGGAGAGGAAG TGTTTTGCAGGTGGTGGAAAGGTGTTTGTCCCGACCTCCGTCCAGGGTGCAAGCAAAACCCCGTGCGAGCACCACCACGCTGCCCTGGACCAGATGGCTAACCTGCAGGCTAAAGTCCTCCGCAGGGAGGGGCCCTCAGCCGGACCGGGGAGTCCCACCCG CGTCCCGGTGCTGCCCAGCGGCCCCGCCCGGCTTCTCAACTGCGACGCCATCAAGAgggagctgcagaggctgcagCACGTTTCCAAACCAGCACACCTCTGTCG GCCGCGGGGTCACGCGGCTGCTGGACGGGCCCATCAGGTTGAGGAGTTTTTACAGCGGAAAAGAGAAGCCATTCTCAACAAGGTCCGTGCTGAGGGACAGCTG GAGTACCTGTCGAGGCTGAGGCAGATCCGACTGCAGAACTTCAACGAGCGTCAGCAGATCAAAGCCCGGCTCCGAGGAGAGAAG TACGACAGCGACGGTTCCGACAGCCAGGAGTCCAGCGAGGAAGCGGagcaaaggaggaagaagatcgAGGCTTTAAAG GCCCAAGCCAACGCCCGCGCTGCCGTACTGAAGGAACaactggagaagaagaggaaggaggcccaggagagggagaagagagctTGGGAGGACCAT CTCGCAGCTCGGGGGATGAAGGTCGGCATCGCGGCAGCAGAAAACGTAGCCGCAGCGTCTTCGTCGTCTACCTCCGACGGTCCTCTGCCACAGCCGAGTCCCTCTCCGCCAGAACCGGCTGCCAAAGCGCCGGCCCGGCCTGCAGCCATATCCATGACGGCCGCCCTGAAGAACGTCGGAGCG ATTACTCCTCTGAAAGAAAAGTCACCTGAGCCGGAGAAAACCACAGTCATCCAG AGTGAGAAGAGGCAGATTCTGCGCCGACTCAACCAGAACCTGAAAGCCCAGGGCCtgggggaggatggggaggagTCTCTtcagagccccgccccccaacaGAACCAGCCTGCCGCAGAGACACGCCCCCCTTCGAATGGAGACCGGAAGAAGTGGGATGCGGCAGAACTTCCTGTGCTTCCTGCGGCTCAGCTCACCTTAGAGGAAACCT CCTCTTCAGCGTCTCCAGATGATGGACCGTGTTCTGCAGGAGACCGGAGGAAGTGGGAAGCAGGAATTCCTCTCGTCCTCTCTGTGGCCCAACAAACTCTGGAGGAGACGTGCATCAGGACCATCG aGCAAACGGCGGGGGAAGTCATACGGATGGCCGCGCTGCAGGAGGAAGCTCCTCGGAAGGTGTGGGGAGCGAATCCGGACCCTCAGGTGCTGAGAGTTCttcaggaggcggagcttcagcCTCTCACGCAGCAGCTGGAGGGCGTCGCCGCGGGCGAGATCGCCAGCCCCG ATAAGCCCGACCAGGCAGCAACACCGGCGGTCATGAAGGCGTCAAACAAAGACTTCTCCTCGGTACCGAGCCCGGAGGTCCGGACGGAGAGCGCCCCCACCTCAGAGGCAACTGTGACCGACGAGGAGAAGAGAGCAACTCCGATGACAATGCTCAGCGAGGCTCAGG ATCCAGCGGACGTGGAGTCGGTGGTTCTGGATGAGAAGCCCAAACCGGCCTGGCGTCCTCCAGCCGGCGTGCAGCAGGCCTGGGGGCCGGAAGCCCAACAGCCCAT GCCACCAGAGGGCGTAGCGACACCAGCCGGAGAGGCCGAGGGGAGTGCAGAGAAGCCATCCGACTCTCCCG cCTCGGCTCACAGCGAGGCGCCCCTGTTCATCAAGCTCTGCTCGCCGGCCCACCGGCGCACCGCCGCGCTGGCTCTCCTCTCGGCCCAGTCCTCCGTGGACGAGTCCTCCTCGTCCCTGGCGTCGCGCTCGCGCTCCGTCTCCCCGCTGCGCTCCAAGCACCACGACGCCCTCCTCATCGGCCTCTCCACTGGCATGTTCGACGCCAACAACCCCAAG ATGCTGCGGACCTGCTCGCTGCCCGACCTCGGCCGGCTCTTCAGCCCGCGGCAGGACTCTGCAGTGGTCGTCGGGGGCGACGCTCACGTCGTCCCCGACGACCACCTGGAGGTCGAGGACCTGGAGGACGCGGCCAAAGACGACGATCAGTCGGAGACCGAAGA TGCATTTGAGGATGAAGACCTGCGGGACATCCGGGCCTCCATGGAGAGGCTGCTGCATGAGGAGGGGGacatgatgaggaggagctcTCAGGGGGACGCAGCAGGAGACTACAACGGGAAccccccggaggaggaggaggaggaggaggatgaagaggaagaagaagaagaacgggtACTCTTCAACAGGATTGCTGCTGAGCTGGACGAGGACCACAATCAGATGGCCGTTGACGACGACGATGGAgaagacgacgaggaggaggaggaggacgaggaggaggaagacgaggaggacgaggaggaaggctCGAATGGCAGTCCAGGTGACGAGGAAGCAGGCGAGCTGCTGAACAACGGTGTGGGGGGGAACCACAGTAACAACAGCCGGCTCAATGAGGAGTGGCAGTCGG
- the nek1 gene encoding serine/threonine-protein kinase Nek1 isoform X3, whose translation MDKYEKVKKIGEGSFGKAILVKSKQDGRQYVIKEIGISAMSSKERQESRKEVAVLANMSHPNIVQYKESFEEGGCLYIVMDYCEGGDLFKKINTQKGVLFSEEQILDWFVQICLALKHVHDRKILHRDIKSQNIFLTKDGTVQLGDFGIARVLNSTVELARTCIGTPYYLSPEICENKPYNNKSDIWALGCVLYEMCTLKHAFEAGNMKNLVLKIIRGSYPPVSVHYSQELRSLLAALFKRSPRERPSVSGVLDKPFLTCRIQRFLTPQVIAQEFRHNFLHKQPKVGSVQGPSAKRPAPASTPLNPSHKITKPASKYGVPLAARKVSDAARRPAVKHKAAPHPAAPQRRGSQVEEERKKREDVLRKRMELIEKERKRREQVFLLKAEQMKRYEKEKIDRINQAREQGWKHVLSSSGGSSPERKCFAGGGKVFVPTSVQGASKTPCEHHHAALDQMANLQAKVLRREGPSAGPGSPTRVPVLPSGPARLLNCDAIKRELQRLQHVSKPAHLCRPRGHAAAGRAHQVEEFLQRKREAILNKVRAEGQLEYLSRLRQIRLQNFNERQQIKARLRGEKYDSDGSDSQESSEEAEQRRKKIEALKAQANARAAVLKEQLEKKRKEAQEREKRAWEDHLAARGMKVGIAAAENVAAASSSSTSDGPLPQPSPSPPEPAAKAPARPAAISMTAALKNVGAITPLKEKSPEPEKTTVIQSEKRQILRRLNQNLKAQGLGEDGEESLQSPAPQQNQPAAETRPPSNGDRKKWDAAELPVLPAAQLTLEETSASSASPDDGPCSAGDRRKWEAGIPLVLSVAQQTLEETCIRTIEQTAGEVIRMAALQEEAPRKVWGANPDPQVLRVLQEAELQPLTQQLEGVAAGEIASPDKPDQAATPAVMKASNKDFSSVPSPEVRTESAPTSEATVTDEEKRATPMTMLSEAQDPADVESVVLDEKPKPAWRPPAGVQQAWGPEAQQPMPPEGVATPAGEAEGSAEKPSDSPASAHSEAPLFIKLCSPAHRRTAALALLSAQSSVDESSSSLASRSRSVSPLRSKHHDALLIGLSTGMFDANNPKMLRTCSLPDLGRLFSPRQDSAVVVGGDAHVVPDDHLEVEDLEDAAKDDDQSETEDAFEDEDLRDIRASMERLLHEEGDMMRRSSQGDAAGDYNGNPPEEEEEEEDEEEEEEERVLFNRIAAELDEDHNQMAVDDDDGEDDEEEEEDEEEEDEEDEEEGSNGSPGDEEAGELLNNGVGGNHSNNSRLNEEWQSDGSGEEQDGGAAHHDSIFSRLEELRFDLEQQMGFEKFIEAYNKIKASHEDEDESIDLGSGLVLNILGTEHQHLYPNILHLVMADGAYQEDNDE comes from the exons ATGGACAAGTACGAAAAGGTGAAGAAAATTGGCGAAGGTTCATTCGGAAAGGCCATCCTCGTCAAATCCAAGCAGGATGGACGCCAGTATGTCATCAAGGAGATCGGAATATCAGCG ATGTCCAGTAAAGAGAGGCAGGAGTCACGGAAAGAGGTCGCCGTCCTCGCCAACATGAGTCATCCCAACATTGTCCAGTATAAAGAGAGTTTTGAAG AGGGGGGCTGCCTGTATATCGTGATGGACTACTGTGAGGGTGGAGACCTCTTCAAGAAGATCAACACTCAGAAAGGAGTGCTATTCTCAGAAGAGCAG atcTTGGACTGGTTTGTGCAGATTTGCCTGGCGCTGAAGCACGTGCATGATCGGAAAATCCTCCACAGGGACATCAAATCCCAG AACATATTTTTGACAAAAGATGGGACGGTGCAGCTCGGAGACTTTGGCATCGCGAGAGTGCTGAACAG CACGGTGGAACTGGCGAGAACGTGCATCGGCACGCCGTACTACCTGTCGCCTGAGATCTGCGAAAACAAACCGTACAACAACAAAAG tgatATTTGGGCCCTGGGGTGTGTCCTGTATGAAATGTGCACTCTTAAGCATGCT TTCGAGGCCGGTAACATGAAGAACCTGGTCCTGAAGATCATCCGCGGCTCGTACCCCCCCGTGTCCGTCCACTACTCCCAGGAGCTGCGCTCCCTCTTGGCGGCGCTCTTCAAACGAAGCCCCCGGGAGCGGCCGTCCGTCAGCGGCGTGCTGGACAAACCCTTCCTGACCTGCAGGATACAAAGGTTCCTCACGCCTCAG GTCATTGCTCAGGAATTCCGCCATAACTTTCTTCACAAGCAGCCTAAAGTGGGTTCGGTGCAGGGACCATCAG CCAAGCGTCCCGCCCCCGCCTCCACGCCCCTCAACCCGTCCCACAAGATCACCAAACCAGCCAGCAAATACGGAGTGCCTTTAGCCGCGAGGAAGGTGTCTGATGCAGCCCGGAGGCCGGCTGTGAAGCATAAAGCG GCTCCTCACCCTGCAGCCCCCCAGAGAAGAGGGAGTCaagtggaggaagagaggaagaaacgGGAG GACGTCCTCAGGAAAAGGATGGAGCTGATAGAGAAGGAAAGGAAGCGGAGGGAGCAG GTGTTCCTGCTGAAAGCGGAGCAGATGAAGAGATACGAGAAGGAAAAG ATCGATCGTATAAACCAGGCCAGAGAGCAGGGCTGGAAGCACGTCCTGAGTTCTAGTGGAGGAAGCAGCCCGGAGAGGAAG TGTTTTGCAGGTGGTGGAAAGGTGTTTGTCCCGACCTCCGTCCAGGGTGCAAGCAAAACCCCGTGCGAGCACCACCACGCTGCCCTGGACCAGATGGCTAACCTGCAGGCTAAAGTCCTCCGCAGGGAGGGGCCCTCAGCCGGACCGGGGAGTCCCACCCG CGTCCCGGTGCTGCCCAGCGGCCCCGCCCGGCTTCTCAACTGCGACGCCATCAAGAgggagctgcagaggctgcagCACGTTTCCAAACCAGCACACCTCTGTCG GCCGCGGGGTCACGCGGCTGCTGGACGGGCCCATCAGGTTGAGGAGTTTTTACAGCGGAAAAGAGAAGCCATTCTCAACAAGGTCCGTGCTGAGGGACAGCTG GAGTACCTGTCGAGGCTGAGGCAGATCCGACTGCAGAACTTCAACGAGCGTCAGCAGATCAAAGCCCGGCTCCGAGGAGAGAAG TACGACAGCGACGGTTCCGACAGCCAGGAGTCCAGCGAGGAAGCGGagcaaaggaggaagaagatcgAGGCTTTAAAG GCCCAAGCCAACGCCCGCGCTGCCGTACTGAAGGAACaactggagaagaagaggaaggaggcccaggagagggagaagagagctTGGGAGGACCAT CTCGCAGCTCGGGGGATGAAGGTCGGCATCGCGGCAGCAGAAAACGTAGCCGCAGCGTCTTCGTCGTCTACCTCCGACGGTCCTCTGCCACAGCCGAGTCCCTCTCCGCCAGAACCGGCTGCCAAAGCGCCGGCCCGGCCTGCAGCCATATCCATGACGGCCGCCCTGAAGAACGTCGGAGCG ATTACTCCTCTGAAAGAAAAGTCACCTGAGCCGGAGAAAACCACAGTCATCCAG AGTGAGAAGAGGCAGATTCTGCGCCGACTCAACCAGAACCTGAAAGCCCAGGGCCtgggggaggatggggaggagTCTCTtcagagccccgccccccaacaGAACCAGCCTGCCGCAGAGACACGCCCCCCTTCGAATGGAGACCGGAAGAAGTGGGATGCGGCAGAACTTCCTGTGCTTCCTGCGGCTCAGCTCACCTTAGAGGAAACCT CAGCCTCTTCAGCGTCTCCAGATGATGGACCGTGTTCTGCAGGAGACCGGAGGAAGTGGGAAGCAGGAATTCCTCTCGTCCTCTCTGTGGCCCAACAAACTCTGGAGGAGACGTGCATCAGGACCATCG aGCAAACGGCGGGGGAAGTCATACGGATGGCCGCGCTGCAGGAGGAAGCTCCTCGGAAGGTGTGGGGAGCGAATCCGGACCCTCAGGTGCTGAGAGTTCttcaggaggcggagcttcagcCTCTCACGCAGCAGCTGGAGGGCGTCGCCGCGGGCGAGATCGCCAGCCCCG ATAAGCCCGACCAGGCAGCAACACCGGCGGTCATGAAGGCGTCAAACAAAGACTTCTCCTCGGTACCGAGCCCGGAGGTCCGGACGGAGAGCGCCCCCACCTCAGAGGCAACTGTGACCGACGAGGAGAAGAGAGCAACTCCGATGACAATGCTCAGCGAGGCTCAGG ATCCAGCGGACGTGGAGTCGGTGGTTCTGGATGAGAAGCCCAAACCGGCCTGGCGTCCTCCAGCCGGCGTGCAGCAGGCCTGGGGGCCGGAAGCCCAACAGCCCAT GCCACCAGAGGGCGTAGCGACACCAGCCGGAGAGGCCGAGGGGAGTGCAGAGAAGCCATCCGACTCTCCCG cCTCGGCTCACAGCGAGGCGCCCCTGTTCATCAAGCTCTGCTCGCCGGCCCACCGGCGCACCGCCGCGCTGGCTCTCCTCTCGGCCCAGTCCTCCGTGGACGAGTCCTCCTCGTCCCTGGCGTCGCGCTCGCGCTCCGTCTCCCCGCTGCGCTCCAAGCACCACGACGCCCTCCTCATCGGCCTCTCCACTGGCATGTTCGACGCCAACAACCCCAAG ATGCTGCGGACCTGCTCGCTGCCCGACCTCGGCCGGCTCTTCAGCCCGCGGCAGGACTCTGCAGTGGTCGTCGGGGGCGACGCTCACGTCGTCCCCGACGACCACCTGGAGGTCGAGGACCTGGAGGACGCGGCCAAAGACGACGATCAGTCGGAGACCGAAGA TGCATTTGAGGATGAAGACCTGCGGGACATCCGGGCCTCCATGGAGAGGCTGCTGCATGAGGAGGGGGacatgatgaggaggagctcTCAGGGGGACGCAGCAGGAGACTACAACGGGAAccccccggaggaggaggaggaggaggaggatgaagaggaagaagaagaagaacgggtACTCTTCAACAGGATTGCTGCTGAGCTGGACGAGGACCACAATCAGATGGCCGTTGACGACGACGATGGAgaagacgacgaggaggaggaggaggacgaggaggaggaagacgaggaggacgaggaggaaggctCGAATGGCAGTCCAGGTGACGAGGAAGCAGGCGAGCTGCTGAACAACGGTGTGGGGGGGAACCACAGTAACAACAGCCGGCTCAATGAGGAGTGGCAGTCGG